One Thiocapsa sp. genomic window, CCCGCAGCGGCAGGGCGCCGTCGGCCAGAGGGCGCTCGGTCAGCCAGGTCGGAACCTGGTCCGGGAGCGCGGCGACGCAACGCCATGCATGGGTTGCGGTCCAGTCCGCATCACCGCTCAACAGCAGGGTCGCGCGATGACCGGCGGCCTGCGCCTGTCGCTGCACGATGATGGCGAGGGTTTCGAGTGTGTCGCCGGGCAAAAGCACGCGTGACTCTTCAGCCACGAAGACGCCGGGGCGGGGAGGGCTCCGGCTCCGTTGTCGTGCTCGGCGGTAAGCCCCGGATCCCTTCCCGCTCAAGGATGCCGATGCCTGCACGGGTATCGAGGCCCGGTTTCGGCATCGGTCAGTCGCCCAAGGGCCCGGTCACCGGGACGAAACGCACCGGCAGGAGGTCGCGTCGGCGCAGGCTGCCGTCCTCCCCCTTGTCGAAGATTGCGAGCTGCTGCACGGCATGTGTCTCTCCGATCGGCATCACCAGGCGGCCGCCGGGTTTGAGCTGAGCGATCAGGTGATCCGGAATCACGGGCGCGGCGGCGGTCAGGATGATGCCGTCGAAGGGAGCGGCCTCGGGCCAGCCGAGCCAGCCGTCTCCGGCGCGGACTTTGACCTGCGGATAGCCGGCGGCCCCCAAGTTTGCAACGGCGCGCTCGGCCAGCTCCGGGACGATCTCGACCGAATAGACCTCGACCCCCATGTCGGCCAGCACGGCGGCCTGATACCCGGACCCGGTGCCCAGCTCGAAGACCCGGTCGCCCGGGCCGACATCGAGCAGCTGGCTCATGATGGCGACGATGTAGGGCTGAGAGATGGTCTGCCCGCCGCCGATCGGCAGCGGATGATTGGCATAGGCCAAGGCGCGTTGGGCGTTCGGCACGAAGGCGTGACGGGGCACCCGGAGCATGGCCTCGGCGACGCGAGGATCGAGCCGCGCGAAACCCAGCTCCGGGGCGGTCATGCGGACCTCGGCCTCGATCTTCTCGACGAGTCGTTGACGTTCAGCGGTCATGTCCTGTTCCGATGCGCAGGCGTTGACCGTCGCGACCAGGCAGAGT contains:
- a CDS encoding protein-L-isoaspartate(D-aspartate) O-methyltransferase; protein product: MTAERQRLVEKIEAEVRMTAPELGFARLDPRVAEAMLRVPRHAFVPNAQRALAYANHPLPIGGGQTISQPYIVAIMSQLLDVGPGDRVFELGTGSGYQAAVLADMGVEVYSVEIVPELAERAVANLGAAGYPQVKVRAGDGWLGWPEAAPFDGIILTAAAPVIPDHLIAQLKPGGRLVMPIGETHAVQQLAIFDKGEDGSLRRRDLLPVRFVPVTGPLGD